The following DNA comes from Weissella koreensis KACC 15510.
ATTGGTCAATTAGTTGAAGGTGTGATCACAGGAATTCAACCATATGGTGCTTTTTTACAGTTAGATGCGCATACGCAGGGATTGATTCATATTTCTGAATGTCGATCAGCCTATATTCAAAGTGTCGATGAGGAACTTAAAGTTGGGGATGTAGTTAAAGTTGTAGTCTTAAATATCGATCATTATTCAAAGAAGATATCTTTATCCCGTCGAGAAACGTTACTAGAAGCAAGTCAACGACCGATTGTAGTGGAAAAGCATCCTAATAAAGGAAAAATCCATTATTGGACCAATCAATATACAGAATATGGTTTTAAGACGATTACTGAATCATATCCGGTAATGCTGCAAGAAGCGTTAGGACGTTTAAAATAGATTGATAATTTAATTGTCGATTGGAATTGAAAGGACATTTATAGTATGTCATTAATTGCAGGAACGATTTATTTTACTAGAGGGGATCAAACATTCTTTTTAGTTACTGATCAACCCGCCTCTAAATTTTTCACAGTAAGAATGCATCGACACAAAAATGATACTGCACTAGGTGCATTATTAACTGGAATTCGTAATGAGTTGGGAATTGACCCTGAAACATTGCGATTAGGCGAATTAGGTGCTTGGCATACACAAGGGTTATCGGTTCAAGATGATTTAATCTCACTTTATACGTTAGAATTACTTGATGAAAGTACGCTTAACTTAGAGCGCTTAAGTAATTTAGGAATGTCTTTTGCTAGTGCAGGTAGTCTATCAAAACTTATTACAAAGGTAGATGTAACTGGTGTGGCAAGGCTAGAATAATTGAATAATAATTGGCATTTTGAGTATCCCTAAACTAAACTTAGAGATACTACGAAATGCTTTTTTATTTGTATGTACCAAATTGATTGAAATAAATTTCTTAAAAGTGTTGACATGTTTCTTTAAATTGAGTATTATTATGAAGTTGT
Coding sequences within:
- a CDS encoding CvfD/Ygs/GSP13 family RNA-binding post-transcriptional regulator; translated protein: MEYQIGQLVEGVITGIQPYGAFLQLDAHTQGLIHISECRSAYIQSVDEELKVGDVVKVVVLNIDHYSKKISLSRRETLLEASQRPIVVEKHPNKGKIHYWTNQYTEYGFKTITESYPVMLQEALGRLK